The following proteins come from a genomic window of Sardina pilchardus chromosome 1, fSarPil1.1, whole genome shotgun sequence:
- the LOC134083937 gene encoding uncharacterized protein LOC134083937 produces the protein MESDSSNKPRGEGKSQRMDDISLGYSSMDTGLVFSRVDAKTRGSDCRAAPPEMCVMDSSSEPQELHSQIVTEPSVQQSRSSSKQWSIKSKNCIFTGLVLISGLALLWITPSENSVGKTGSGNSASGKTILEKDAFREEASSVVVPKHCEIHNGISANATPSVTDKLVSGRLFDTIDKIQGVPLFSVVIPQGRSQRRRGTW, from the exons ATGGAATCTGACAGCAGCAACAAGCCAAGGGGAGAAGGTAAATCTCAAAGAATGGATGACATTTCTCTGGGGTACTCTTCAATGGACACAGGGCTTGTCTTTAGCAGAGTGGATGCTAAAACTAG AGGCAGCGACTGCAGAGCCGCTCCACCTGAGATGTGTGTGATGGACAGCAGCTCAGAACCTCAAGAGCTACACAGCCAAATAGTGACAGAACCCTCCGTACAACAG TCAAGGTCTTCGTCTAAGCAATGGTCCATCAAAAGCAAAAATTGCATCTTCACTGGACTTGTTTTGATCAGCGGTTTGGCTTTGTTATGGATTACACCATCAG aGAACAGTGTGGGTAAAACCGGTTCTGGCAACAGTGCCTCTGGTAAGACCATCCTGGAAAAAGACGCCTTCAGAGAGGAGGCGTCCTCAGTGGTTGTCCCTAAACATTGTGAGATCCACAATGGCATCAGTGCAAATGCCACACCCAGTGTCACTGATAAACTTGTATCAGGCAGGTTATTTGACACCATAGATAAGATTCAAGGGGTCCCCCTGTTCTCAGTAGTGATCCCACAAGGGAgatcacagaggaggagagggacatGGTGA